In the Candidatus Rokuibacteriota bacterium genome, one interval contains:
- a CDS encoding AAA family ATPase, which yields MIHRVGLRRFKRFGDVEFVLPGHVVLAGPNNTGKTTVLQAIGAWSLALNRWRELNDFQRHRGYYARAPIARQAFSAVPLRAFDLLWRERDYTGSLEIEIQSAGWTVAMELIADSTEQIYVRPLPTAAPDVVRNAKLTTAFVPAMSGLGTEEPLYQRPKVDQLLGQAKPGDVLRNLLVEAAGSELAWAGLQESIRRLFGFELAPPNAAGPHILAEYRERAGGPAFDIASAGSGFQQVLMLLAFLRTRPGAVLLLDEPDAHLHVILQDAVYGELRAVAAQLRSQLIIATHSEVIINGAEPRELCVLFDGPRMLATTEEQARVILSLKVLSQTDMMLALNAPGVLYLENYTDRDILREWARVLGHPAHDLFSSRTFFWRPTVAETRTGSPGIRASQHYEALRLIREDLPGLELVDGDARPEIQPTEVTGRGFQRLRWRRYEIESYLVHPDALARFVEHTVGPAAAGPHLDDLRRYLQENFPPAVLRDPMGDHAFLNATKARTELLPPALAAAGLPGLPYTRYQEIAAVMRPDEIHPEVIEKLDGIMRAFGL from the coding sequence GTGATTCATCGCGTCGGCCTGCGCCGCTTCAAGCGGTTCGGCGACGTCGAGTTCGTCCTGCCCGGACACGTGGTGCTGGCCGGCCCGAACAATACGGGCAAGACCACGGTGCTCCAGGCCATCGGGGCCTGGTCGCTCGCCCTCAACCGGTGGAGGGAGCTCAACGACTTCCAGCGCCACCGCGGCTACTACGCCAGGGCTCCCATCGCGCGTCAGGCTTTCTCCGCCGTGCCTTTGCGGGCCTTCGATCTTCTCTGGCGAGAGCGAGACTATACGGGAAGCCTCGAGATCGAGATCCAGAGCGCCGGCTGGACGGTCGCCATGGAGCTGATCGCGGACAGCACCGAGCAGATCTACGTTCGACCTCTCCCGACGGCGGCCCCTGACGTCGTGAGAAACGCCAAGCTCACGACGGCCTTCGTGCCGGCCATGAGTGGCCTGGGCACCGAAGAGCCGCTCTACCAGCGCCCCAAGGTCGATCAGCTCCTCGGGCAGGCCAAGCCGGGCGACGTGCTCCGCAACCTCTTGGTGGAGGCGGCCGGCTCCGAGCTGGCCTGGGCCGGGCTCCAGGAGTCCATCCGTCGGCTCTTCGGCTTCGAGCTGGCACCCCCCAACGCCGCGGGTCCGCATATCTTGGCGGAGTACCGCGAGCGCGCGGGCGGGCCAGCTTTCGACATCGCCAGCGCAGGAAGCGGGTTCCAGCAGGTGCTGATGCTGCTGGCCTTCTTGCGAACGCGGCCCGGTGCTGTCTTGCTGCTGGACGAGCCGGACGCCCACCTCCACGTGATCCTGCAGGACGCGGTCTACGGGGAGCTGCGCGCGGTCGCCGCGCAGTTGAGATCGCAGTTGATCATCGCCACGCACTCGGAAGTCATCATCAATGGAGCCGAGCCACGCGAGCTGTGTGTCCTCTTCGACGGGCCGCGGATGCTGGCGACGACGGAAGAGCAGGCACGCGTGATCCTCTCGCTGAAGGTCCTGTCGCAGACGGACATGATGCTCGCGCTGAACGCACCCGGCGTGCTCTACCTGGAGAACTACACCGACCGCGATATCCTGCGGGAGTGGGCCAGAGTCCTCGGGCATCCAGCGCACGATCTCTTCAGCTCCAGGACGTTCTTCTGGAGGCCGACGGTCGCGGAAACACGGACAGGATCTCCGGGCATCCGGGCCTCCCAGCACTACGAGGCGCTGCGGCTCATTCGCGAGGACCTGCCGGGCCTGGAGCTCGTCGACGGAGATGCGCGTCCGGAGATCCAGCCGACCGAGGTGACCGGGCGGGGTTTCCAGCGACTCCGCTGGCGACGCTACGAGATCGAGAGCTATCTGGTGCATCCGGACGCGCTTGCCCGCTTCGTCGAGCACACGGTCGGTCCGGCGGCGGCGGGCCCGCACCTCGACGACCTGCGGCGATACCTCCAGGAGAACTTCCCACCGGCGGTGCTCCGCGATCCCATGGGAGACCATGCCTTCCTCAATGCCACGAAGGCGCGCACGGAGCTGCTCCCACCCGCCCTTGCGGCCGCCGGGCTCCCGGGACTGCCCTATACCCGGTACCAGGAGATCGCCGCCGTCATGCGGCCGGACGAGATCCACCCCGAGGTTATCGAGAAGCTTGACGGGATCATGAGAGCGTTCGGGCTGTGA